In one window of Rhizobium oryzihabitans DNA:
- a CDS encoding LamG domain-containing protein, whose product MSIKTGTSVGNGSRRSVSIGWKPEVVICIPDAPKMVGIKLHDLWAGRTNVLGASNSYADGATLTKDGFTVSQSPKWNDQDITYHHLAISRSAALKMALAGSQGNAIASRAIKFDDSMINLAAVIAKRDSTRDGVLQVGSSTTALLGGTALTESGAITNLTTGQCTVSASGYVNEYDAAQELGEGIDFIGFESGANFATAAYTGSGANRAVSLGFQPKAVIVAKLSGTLQAAWIKTDTMSASGAKQMSAAAGIVASGISFDADGLQLTAGSALNVNTATYVVIAFRDHAETPIAAPAVKKSGKKAVLLSARGTTSWINCGTDNSLVIDGAMSMEWMGGIEPTTRANASVMMWRGASTSVSALQQSLFMGAIGWVGLAGNWSGPIMAVGCSDRMDFATSSTNILNPFRTGLIPDYGNLIHWLATHDGSGGWMLYRNGQLVRQRALDMVAINGQPNIDGQAGHRMILGAAYNAGAPVQMSRQRVSLARLYNRALTPSEVASRFARAGLGSSEADVTSGLVEEWDAVNATGSTLPATIASANNGAIVGGSIITL is encoded by the coding sequence ATGAGCATCAAGACAGGAACTTCGGTTGGCAACGGCTCGCGGCGCAGCGTCTCCATCGGCTGGAAACCGGAAGTCGTCATTTGCATTCCCGATGCTCCGAAGATGGTTGGCATCAAACTGCATGACCTCTGGGCCGGACGGACAAACGTGCTGGGCGCATCGAACAGCTATGCAGATGGTGCCACACTCACGAAGGACGGCTTTACCGTCTCGCAATCGCCCAAGTGGAACGATCAGGACATCACCTATCACCACCTCGCCATATCGCGCTCTGCCGCGCTGAAGATGGCCCTTGCAGGATCGCAGGGCAACGCCATTGCCAGCCGGGCGATCAAGTTCGATGACAGCATGATTAACCTCGCTGCCGTGATCGCCAAGCGGGACAGCACGCGCGATGGGGTTCTTCAGGTCGGGTCTTCTACCACCGCACTACTCGGTGGAACGGCGCTGACGGAATCGGGGGCAATCACCAATCTGACGACAGGCCAGTGCACGGTATCGGCTTCAGGCTATGTCAACGAATATGACGCGGCGCAGGAGCTGGGCGAGGGGATTGACTTCATCGGCTTTGAGAGCGGCGCGAACTTCGCCACGGCCGCTTACACAGGTTCCGGTGCAAACCGCGCTGTCAGTCTCGGGTTCCAGCCGAAAGCCGTCATCGTCGCAAAACTGAGTGGCACGCTTCAGGCTGCATGGATCAAAACAGACACCATGTCAGCCAGTGGCGCGAAGCAAATGTCTGCGGCGGCCGGAATTGTGGCGTCCGGTATCTCATTCGACGCGGATGGCCTCCAGCTCACCGCCGGTTCCGCGCTGAACGTCAACACAGCAACCTATGTCGTCATTGCTTTCCGTGACCATGCCGAAACGCCAATCGCGGCCCCTGCGGTAAAGAAATCCGGCAAGAAAGCCGTTTTGCTTTCTGCGCGCGGCACAACGTCATGGATCAACTGCGGCACTGACAACAGCCTGGTAATCGACGGCGCCATGTCGATGGAGTGGATGGGCGGTATCGAGCCGACCACCCGCGCCAACGCCAGCGTCATGATGTGGCGCGGGGCAAGCACGTCGGTATCCGCGCTTCAGCAGTCGCTATTCATGGGCGCTATAGGTTGGGTTGGCCTTGCCGGGAACTGGAGCGGCCCTATCATGGCCGTTGGCTGTTCTGACCGCATGGACTTCGCAACGTCGTCAACAAACATCCTGAACCCGTTCCGAACAGGTCTCATTCCAGACTATGGCAATTTGATCCATTGGCTCGCCACACACGACGGATCGGGCGGGTGGATGCTATATCGCAACGGACAGCTGGTGCGCCAGCGCGCCCTTGATATGGTCGCCATCAACGGTCAACCGAACATCGACGGGCAAGCGGGTCATCGCATGATCCTTGGCGCTGCCTACAATGCGGGCGCACCGGTCCAGATGTCGCGCCAGCGCGTTTCTCTGGCAAGGCTGTACAATCGCGCCCTGACACCTTCTGAAGTTGCCAGTCGCTTTGCTCGGGCTGGTCTTGGTAGTTCTGAGGCAGACGTGACCAGTGGGCTTGTTGAGGAATGGGACGCTGTGAACGCCACCGGTTCCACGCTGCCGGCGACCATCGCAAGCGCAAATAATGGCGCCATCGTCGGCGGCTCAATTATCACGCTCTGA